The genomic DNA ataactttttttaaaacggtttaaattgaaatatattggtaacaattcataaactaacggccaaagaagatataaaataacttttcccgttgatccggttgtgtttgttgttgttagagcTTCAGATTGGCTCGCGGAGGACATTGTGCGGATATTAACAGAACAAATATCCTTACACCAGGATATGAAGGTCACACAACGTCAGATAGTGTTACTATTCTAAAATGGGTTTAATAAAAGCTTTTCCGACGAttaaggacaaaaaataacgaaacacaCGCGGAAGAATGCACGCAACATCGGCTTGGTTCGACACACCAccttgttcaaaaatcaaaaaaaaattctttctctctttggaaaatttgaaaaacgatCTCAATGCATCGGTTAGTGGTCGTACTATATGACATAGGTTGATTTAGgtcgataaaaaattacacaaagctaAAGTGGATGTATATACTTACGAAAATGAGATTCAGATAGGTACTCAATGCCTCaaggtgcatttatttcgtatGGTCAAAAAAAATGTGCTGTAGGCAAATGAAACTAAAGTCAATTTGCTCAGATTTGTTAGGAAATCTCATATTAGGCACCTTAATACAACTTCCCACGACCAAATGTACCCAGgacgaaataaatgcaccttGAGGCATTGAGTACCTATCTGAATCTCATTTTCGTAAGTATATACATCCACTTtagctttgtgtaattttttatcgacCTAAATCAACCTATGTCATATAGTACGACCACTAACCGATGCATTGAGatcgtttttcaaattttccaaagagagaaagaatttttttttgatttttgaacaaggTGGTGTGTCGAACCAAGCCGATGTTGCGTGCATTCTTCCGCGtgtgtttcgttattttttgtccttaaTCGTCGGAAAAGCTTTTATTAAACCCATTTTAGAATAGTAACACTATCTGACGTTGTGTGACCTTCATATCCTGGTGTAAGGATATTTGTTCTGTTAATATCCGCACAATGTCCTCCGCGAGCCAATCTGAAgctctaacaacaacaaacacaaccggatcaacgggaaaagttattttatatcttctttggccgttagtttatgaattgttaccaatatatttcaatttaaaccgttttaaaaaaagttatgaaaCAAATTAGACtgcgtttctattattttttccaagacaAAAGCGTGGTCTTCATACAAATCAGGCTACACTACCTAAAAAACTTACGAAAGGAGCCGTAAAGAGGGTCCTATATAAAGCCCTAATATCCTGCAACAAAGTACACTTGCTTTGATGTAAACATCTTTCACCAAAATAGAAATATTTGGATTCAAGTGTGAATCGcctgtcgtttctattattttttccgccactgtatatttttcgttttgttttgattccaTTTCGTTATTCTTCTGTTaatgcaaaattgaaattgtcaaatcaatgccaaaaactttaGCCAACTGCATACCAACTCGAACTCCTGTAACCGAAAGCGCAACCCAAATCCTAACCGTTACCGAATCGTGCCATCTGCCAACGCACGTCCTGCACTCactaaaaacccaaaaatatacaaataacaCACCTTTATATTGTGGCCGCCATCTAAAACTATATGTATCTACTCGCAAAATTCTGTTGCTAATTTTGTTAGTttattcacacacaaacacacacagagaaacactAAATTAACAACCCAGTGGGttaaaagttttatttaaacGTGTGgaaatgataaaaaaaaaaagattcgaaaacaatggaaaaattaaTCATTGACAGTATTAAGATTTTAACCactcataaattattttctaaatGACTTTTGACGAGTCTTAAATCATCGTTCGCGGTTTTTACACGTTTACAAACATTTTAAGATAATATTGTTTTTGATCCACTGGGATATGGAACACATTTACTTTGTATTTATGAATTCtgtattttttcttttgttttgtgttgtatGATTTGGTTCTCGCTCTCACATAATTGCCAATCCGCCCCCccacatacttatgtacatccTCCTATAACGCACTCACTCTCAACTCACCATAATtgtatcgttatcgttataATATAGGTCACATACCCGGTAGACCTTTAGGAGGTCGTCACGGTATGGTATTCGGTCAAATAcccgctcctcctgctgccgtAGGAAATTCTTCTGTACCTTTGGTGCCAGGTGCTTATCGTTCGCaaactaaacacaaaacaaaactacaaaaatatcaaaaaacaaaaaatgataatACTCTCAGCAAATCAAAAAAGATCGTTATcgttttgattgaaatttttATATAACTAAACATTTTGTCTGTTAATTCTTGAATATTGATTGAAGCCTTTTATAATTTTCCAAGCAAAGTAGTGCATTCATTGATGTGCCtaaagtttaatttatttattcgttCCATCCTAGAATTGGTGTCCTTTTGTCCTTAGTTAGTTATTGATTGGATTTGGATTggtattgatattgatattggTAAACCTGCTTAAAGTTTGATTTACGTTTGAATTGATCAATAACTGAATTGAATAATTGATGAATgtacattttgattgattcgTTGATTTGTAAGCAAGTTAGCAAACTTAAGCATACTTAGAACATTTGATAACGCGTTGATATTCACATGATCCATTATCCATTGGGGTTGTCCCACCACCAGTTGGGCTTCTTCACCACTCACAGATCACCCACATTTTACCCATCACTAGCTTTAGCCAAGCATCTAGTTATTTAGTTGTCCCGCACCTAAAAGCGTTTTCTTGCCAGCCCATTAAGTGCTCTCGAAAATCGTAGATGTGTGCCATAGTAAGGCTCAGTTGCAAGTGATTCTATTCCCTCAATGACAGAATCACATTAAGCTGTCTACAGATGATACCACCGGGTAGGGGATAGCAGCACCTAAAAGCGTTTTCTTGCCAGCACATTAAATGCTGTTGAAAATCGTAGATGTGTGCCAGAGAGAACTTCCCGCAATAGCAAAGTGATCGGAGATCCATTGATGACTCTTGTCCGTTTACGTTGTGAACATTCATTTTAGAACATAGTCGGAAGTTACGATCCCAATAGCACCTAAAAGCGTTTTCTTGCCAGCCCATTAAATGCTGTTGAAAATCGTAGATGTGTGCCATAGCAAGGCTCAGTTGCAAGTGATTCTGCCCCATCGATGGCAACAGAATCATAATATACTGGCTACAGATAATCTCAATGATGTGTGCGAAAGAAGCCCACTGGCGACTGCCCGATCCTCGACTGTGGTTTTCCTCACCGGTGTGGAAGACCAATCGGAGCATGCAGAGTCGCATCGATGGCCCAGCTAGTGCTGAGCACCATACTAGGAATAATTTTGCATGCAGTTGCCATCTATTATTCTGTTTGTTTAGCAACCGATTCGCAAGCGTTTCTTTCTCATGTTTACTCCATTCATTCCTATTGCTTTCCTGGTAGACCAGATCTTTTGTAATTGATGCACCTCCACCCTCCAGCATGCCACGAGGGGACCTCCTAATGACTTGATCTTGAGTTGCAGCTGAATGGCCATGTGTTAATCAAACCTATTTTGGCTTCTATTCAAAGGTGGTACTCCGCTGGTACCCTGCAGTACCGCAGTCGGTTCGACGACTCTCCGACGCACCCAGAGTCACAATAATGCcgcaagtggaagtggaagtgcagCCGCCGCAACGGCAGCCACATCAACGACGCCGCTGTACACGGGTAATGGTCCgacgagcagcggcagtggagCCATCACGCCCGGCACTCCAAGTGGAAGCCTGCTTAGCCCAGGCCTTGCCCTGGCTGGCGTGGGCACACCGACCAGTGCGGCGCAAGAGTTTTCGTTTAAGGCCAAGCAGGAGGTGTACGTGATGCAGCGTATATCCGAACTACAGCGAGAGGGATTATGGACTGAACGGCGGCTGCCAAAGCTGCAGGAGCCGAGCCGACCGAAGGCGCACTGGGACTACCTTCTCGAGGAGATGACCTGGCTGGCGGCTGATTTCGCCCAGGAGCGCAAATGGAAGAAGAATGCGGCTAAGAAGTGCGCCAAGATGGTTCAAAAGTACTTCCAGGAGAAGGCGAATGCGGCCCAGCGGGCCGAGAAGGCCCAAGAGCTGCACCTGAAGCGAGTGGCCTCCTTTATTGCCCGCGAGGTGAAGCGCTTCTGGACGAATGTGGAAAAGTTGGTGGAGTACAAGCACCAGACGAAGATCGAAGAGAAACGCAAGCAGGCCCTCGATCAGCATCTCAACTTCATTGTCGGCCAGACCGAGAAGTTCTCCCAACAGTTGGTGGAGGGCATGAACAAGAGCATGGCGGCCGACAcacccagcctcagcctcaatTCCAGCCGCCTTACCTCGCCCAAGCGGGAGTCTGATGGTAAGAATATTACCAATAAAACTTTTCCTTTCAGCAGAATCGGTGGAATCAGCATGTGATGATAAACTACAAACTGAAACGTTGTCGTGGTCTATTTTTGAACGCTTCGATGTTAACCTGGGATGGTCGCATTTGCGAGGCATTTGCCTGATGCTTTTACCTATCGTGTTGGCTGCCTCTTACCGAGTGCTGGGAGATTTAAACAGGTTGCTAATTATCGATTCTCCATTCATTTGCAGTTGAGTTTCGACCAGAGTCTGGCTCTGAGGATGATGAGGAGACTATTGCcaaggcggaggaggaggcggcggacGTCAATGAGGAGGTGAAGGCTCTCGCCAAGGAATCGGAAATGGATTTCGATGATTTCCTGAACGATTTGCCCCCCGGATATCTGGACAATCGTGATAAGCTCAttaaggaggaggagcataCCAGCGCTGCGGTGAACACGGAGGCTGTCGGCGAGGAGGGCGAGGACAGTAACGACAGTGAGTTTGAGGCGAAGGAGGCAAGCGAAGACGATGAGAACACCATCagcaagcaggaggaggccgaGCAGGAGATCGATCACCAAAGGGAGATCGATGAGCTGGAGGCCGACAATGACCTGCCggttgagcagctgctgaagaAGTACAAGTCTGGCAGAATCAGTGATCAGCCGCCCAGTCCCAAGCGACGAAAGCTGGAGCCTCGTGGCGCCTCAGAACTCGATTCGGATGACGACTCGACGGCAGTGGATGATGAGTCTACCGATAACAGCGATGTAGATGCCAGCGAAGAGGATGACGACGAAGATCTATCCACaaatgaaaccgaaactgaagtGGATGAGGAAGATCAGGAAGATGGCCTCAAGAGTCTGTTGACAGATGAGACCGCCGAAGCGGGTGGAGCAGGAGCGTTAACAGCTGGCAATGCCAGTGCAGCTGATGCTACTGCTGGGGCTAATAAAGACGACATGCTCAATGATGCCGCCGCTCTCGCCGAGAGTCTCCAGCCCAAGGGCAACACCCTGTCATCCACCAATGTGGTCACTCCTGTGCCCTTCCTGCTCAAGCATACGCTGCGCGAGTATCAGCACATCGGACTGGATTGGCTGGTCACGATGAACGAGCGCAAGCTGAATGGCATCCTGGCCGATGAGATGGGGCTGGGGAAGACCATTCAAACGATTGCCCTACTGGCTCACCTTGCCTGCGCCAGGGGCAACTGGGGACCGCATCTGATTGTGGTGCCATCGTCTGTGATGCTCAATTGGGAGATGGAGTTCAAGAAGTGGTGTCCCGGCTTCAAGATACTCACCTACTACGGTTCCCAGAAGGAGCGCAAGCTGAAGCGCGTCGGGTGGACCAAGCCCAACGCCTTTCACGTCTGCATTACCTCCTACAAGCTGGTCGTCCAGGATCAGCAGAGTTTTCGCCGCAAAAAGTGGAAATATCTTATCCTCGACGAGGCCCAAAACATCAAGAACTTCAAGTCgcagcggtggcagctgctgctcaacttTTCCACAGAGAGGTAAACCCTAAACTACACCAACACCAAACAAAGCCTCTTGTAGAGTTAGTCCCATCAgttcttcgtttttgttttgttatatttGCCTGCCCAAAACGCACCAAAAATCAGTAACCATGCGACTGCTAACTAGTATGGGGACTACGCTTGGGTGCTAAAATTAATATCGTTATAATGCCGCATACTAAAACAGAGCATGCTAATCCCGCCCTAGAATGCTTGTGGCCTTGTTCTGAGACAGCCcaaccaccaacaccacctaCTCCCACACTTTTATCGAGTGCACTCGAAATaatcatttaatattttatgtctCTTCTCCCATAGACGCCTGTTGTTGACGGGAACCCCGCTGCAGAATGACCTAATGGAGCTGTGGTCTCTGATGCATTTCCTCATGCCCTATGTGTTCTCCTCTCACCGCGAGTTCAAGGAGTGGTTCTCCAATCCGATGACCGGCATGATCGAGGGAAACATGGAATACAACGAGACTCTGATAACGCGTCTGCACAAGGTATGAATATTTTATCACAAGATCAAGGGTTCAGATACAGGGTTTAGGGTCACAGCTTGTCACGCGGGAACGATAGCCGCACCTAAAAGCGTTTTCTTGCCAGCCCATTAAATGCTGTTGAAAATCGTTGATGTGTGCCAGAGAGAACTTCTCGCAATAGCAAAGTGATCGGAGATCCATTGATGACTCTTGTCCGTTTACGTTGTGAACATTCATTTTAGAACATAGTCGGAAGTTTCGATCCCAATAGCACCTAAAAGCGTTTTCTTGCCAGCCCATTAAATGCTGTTGAAAATCGTAGATGTGTGCCATAGCAAGGCTCAGTTGCAAGTGATTCTGCCCCATCGATGGCAGCAGAATCACATTAAGCTGGCTACAAATGATACCACCCGTGTATAGCAGCAGCACCTAAAAGCGTTTTCTTGCCAGCCCATTAAATGCTGTTGAAAATCGTAGATGTGTGCCAGAGAGAACTTCTCTCAATAGCAAAGTGATCGGAGATCCATTGACAACTCTTGTCCGTTTACATTGTGAACAGTATAAAACCAACACCTTTCGGATATTTTTAGGCAAATGCACTCTGTGTCACATTGAATTACAGCCACATGTGATGACAATTTGTTAGTTTGCTAGATAAAGTGGGAAAGGTGCGTCTTATCCATGTGGTGGATCTATAACTAAGATTATCACATTGAAAACGCATCGCACATTCGAGTATTCTTAATCAAATTCAGGCAAATGCACTCTGTGTCACATTGAATTACAGCCACATGTGATGACAATTTGTTAGTTTGCTAGATAAAGTGGGAAAGGTGCGTCTTATCCATGTGGTGATTCTACAACCAAGATTATCACATTGAAAACGCATCGCACATTCGCGTATTAAATTCTAATTCTTATTCCAATTCAGGCAAACGCACTCTGTGTTACATTGAATACAATCCACATGTGATGACAATTTGTTAGTTTGCTAGATAAAGTGGGAAAGGTGCGTCTTATCCATGTGGTGGATCTACAACCAAGATTATCACATTGAAAACGCATCGCACATTCGAGTATTAAATTCTAATTCTTATTCCAATTAAGGCAAACGCACTCTGTGTTACATTGAATACAATCCACATGTGATGACAATTTGTTAGTTTGCTAAATCAAAGTGGGAGAGGAGCGTCTTATCCATGTGATCAAACTCCAAACCATTGGAGATCACATTGAAAACGCTCCTTACACTATTTCACCTCTATTATCATTTATATGGTTCGAAGCTTAATGTAGCATCTTCTTCGTATCTTCTTGCAGGTGATTCGTCCGTTCCTGCTGCGACGCCTCAAGAAGGAGGTGGAGaagcaaatgccaaagaaGTACGAGCATGTGGTCATGTGCCGTCTGTCGAATCGCCAGCGCTATCTGTACGAGGATTTCATGAGTCGCTCCAAGTAAGTGCAATCAATTGCGACCATCTAATTcgatttgtaatttgtattcCTTTTGCTATTACAGAACGAGGGAAACCCTGCAGACGGGCAATCTACTGAGCGTAATCAATGTGCTGATGCAGCTGCGGAAGGTGTGCAATCATCCGAACATGTTTGAAGTGCGTCCCATCATATCGCCGTTTCAAATGGAGGGCATCACATTTCACACGCCGCGTCTCGTCTGCGACATTATGGAGTATGATCCGTTCACGGTGAGTCCACAGGTTGCAGGCTACCCCAAACCTTTACGTCTTTTAGCCACCTTTGATTGAAAATGATGATAAACTGTCACTGAAAGTTGGGCTCAATCTATTTTGGAGCGGGTCGTAAACTTGTCCCAGGATGTTCGCATTTGCGAGGCATTTGTCTGATTCAATCCAGTAGCTTTTCCCCccagcagttgcagttgtcCAAATACGAATATCCTAACCGAATGGAATTCTTCTCTACCCTCTACCTCTAGCAAATCAATCTGGAAACTGTGAATCTCTTGCTGTTGCATCTGGAGGAAACATTGACCGCATACGTGTCGCACAAGTGCCGCCTGCTCGCACCGCCACGCAAGCTGATCGAGGAGATCGACAGCGCCCCACAGCCGCCACCGCGCTGCCCCAATGGCAAGTACCGGTTCCACATACGAGTGCGAAGTGCGGAGCTGGCCCAACGGCTCAAATTTAATGCGGTGCGAGTGGGCGCCAGTCCGTCCATGCGGCTGGAGGGCTCCAAAATTGTGCCAATGAGTAGCCTCTTGCCCAGTGGACGGTTCTTGAAGCGTGTCAGTGGCTCCATTAACCCCATTAATATGTCCCTCAAGCCGGTTGTGATCAACAGCTGTTTAGTGACAACGACTACGCCgccgacgacaacgacgacgccgATGGGATTGACATCCTCTCCAGGGGCATCGCTAAACGTCTTGGCCAACTCGAAGATGCTAAGCGCACGCTCCCATATGAATGCCCCCACGCCAGCCAAGGTGGCAAAGACGATGCAGGATGGAAAACCCTTTTTCTACCTCACGCCAGCCACAAGTGCCGGAGGAGCTGGTGCCCGCTTGACTCTCACCAGCAAGACATCGTCGTCGCCATCGTCTGTCGCACCGACCGTTGTAACGTCCGCCAGCAGCATAACGGGGTCATCGGCCACGGGTACAGTATTAACATCTCAGCAGCTAACCAAGGAGCCCATTTTAAGGGATCTGGCCACGCATGTGAAAAGCACGGCGGAGAAGAAGGCCATAGCCAATGGGAGCACAGAGTATGAGGAGCAGGATGAGGAGGAAGCAGAAGATCCCTACAAAGTGCAGGAACTCATACAGATGCGCAAGGAGCAGCGTCTGGCCTCGCTCAAGCGCATGGCCACGATCAATCGTCGGCGCACCGACGCCACTCCCATCTACGGCGCAGACTGCCGCGTGGCCATCCAGCGATGCATGCAGTCGACACGCACCCTGCGACGTTCCACCTGGCAGACTCGGGGCTTTTCCAACTGCTGCACGGCGATGGTCCATCGCGACGGCTGGTCCCTTAATCACCTGCTCAAGACCTTTGAGCAGAGGTGTGCGGAATTAGCTCCGATCTTTAGCAACTTTGTGATTTATGTTCCTTCGGTGTGTGCGCCGTTAATCCGTCGATACGTCCAGAATCTATCCTCCACGCACTGGCAGTGCGAGCGGCAGATCGAGAACAGGGTGGGGCAGGCCCTGCTGCCAAAGCTGGCCCTTCTGCATCCAATTATCTCGGCGATGACCACACAGTTTCCGGATCCGCGGCTCATTCAGTATGACTGCGGCAAGCTGCAGACCCTGGATCGTCTGCTAAGGCAGCTGAAGGTCGACGGCCATCGTGTGCTGATATTCACCCAGATGACCAAGATGCTGGACGTGCTGGAGGCCTTCCTCAACCACCATGGTCACATCTACCTGCGACTAGATGGCTCGACGCGCGTCGAGCAGCGTCAGATCCTCATGGAGCGCTTTAACGGGGACAAGCGGATATTCTGTTTCATTCTATCCACACGATCGGGCGGCGTTGGCATCAATCTGACTGGCGCCGATACTGTCATCTTCTACGACTCGGACTGGAATCCCACCATGGATGCCCAGGCACAGGATCGTTGCCATCGCATTGGGCAAACACGCGACGTGCACATATATCGCCTTGTGTCCGAGAAGACCATTGAGGTGAACATACTGAAGAAGGCCAATCAGAAGCGAATGCTTAGCGACATGGCCATCGAGGGGGGCAACTTCACCACGACCTTCTTCAAGAGCTCCACCATCAAAGATCTCTTCACAATGGACCAGACCGAGCAGGACGAGACCACCACGCCTCCCCAGGAAGTCATCAagtccgaggagaagattgtCACGAcaacgacggcgacgacgaccgCGACCGCCGTTGTGGAAACGGAGAAACAGTCGCTGCGAGCATTTGAGCATGCTCTTGCCGCCGCCGAGGATGAGCAGGATGTGCTGGCCACCAAGACGGCCAAGGCCGAGGTGGCCGCAGATCTGGCCGAGTTCGATGAGAATATTCCCATTGCGGATGATGCCAACGCTGAGGCAGTCGCCGGCTCCTCTCAGGTTGAGATGAGCAAGGCCGATCTGGACATGCAGAATCTTGTCAAGCAGGTGAGTTGTGATTATTGATTGACAGGTTGATGGATGAGAGGTATGGCAGCGCTTGCAATTTATATTGAATACCGTATCAAGATGCGCTTTCGATGCAGCGAGCATTGCCGAGAGAAACTTCCCTTCGGGGAGTAGACGTTCAGACATAGTCGAAGCGACTACCCACGCTCGATTATATCACTCAACGTCTAACATTGCAATGTCCTTAAATGTTGATGGATCCAGATCTGTGTCGTGTACTAATAATTATTACATTTCCCTCCCACACCTGTAGCTGTCGCCGGTGGAACGCTATGCCATGCGCTTCGTGGAGGCTACTGGAGCTGCCTGGACGGCGGAACAACTGCGTGCCGCGGAGGCCGAGCTGGAGGCACAGAAGCGGGAATGGGAGGCCAATCGACTGGCTGTTatgcagaaggaggaggagctgctaaAGCCGGAAGCCGAGCCGGAGGAGCTGCTCACCTACAGTCGCAAGGATTCGAGTAATCAGGTTAATGTTAATTCCAAACAAGATTCCCATTCATCCAAGAAGCGAGCCCTAGCCACTAGGTCTCAGCGCAACAGGCAGggtcagcagaagcagctgagCAGGAGTATTAGTAGCAACAGTGGCAGGGGACAAAAGAGATCAGTGCCGCCAGCGACCAGTACTCCGGCGCAGACTTCATGCCGGCGTCGTGTCAGCCTCAATGTGAGTGCTCCAGTAGTGTCGGCGTCGGGGTCAGGAATAGGGaaagggacagggacaggtaACAGCAAGAGGCTGACGACTGGGGGCAAGAGCGGCTCGACTGTCGGACGGTGCACGCGACTCCGTTCTCTGGGTGTCCATGTCACCAACATCCATACGCCGCCCACTAGAAAGACAACACGCACAGCCCTGGCCGCAGGTCTGGTTGCAGCTGCGGAGGAGGACTCTCCTGCGATCGCCGGAGAGCGTCCCAAGCGGCTTTCGGCCAACATAGCCATGAGCAAGATGATGAAAACGCCCAACCTCAAGTGTAGTCAAGGGAGCAGTAGTTCGAGCACCACCACGCCCCCCAAGCGAGTGCGTGGAGACAGcagctctgtgtctgtgtcgaCCGCTTCTCGGCGAAGGCTGTTGGCGAGAAGAGCGACAATAGCTGTTCCTCTGGCTATAGAAAGCGACGATGAAGATGAGGATGGGGACGAGGAGGACAATACTTCTGAAAATGAAGAGGATCAAGTTAGTGTGGTAGATGAAGACGATGAtaatgaggaggaggatgaggatgaggcgaGTGTAGAAGATGAAGACGATAAGGCATCGGTCTTGGAGGAGACCACGCAAACTGAATCCCTAAGCGACAAAGGGAACGGGGCtaatgaggatgatgatgaagatgaagaggtggagga from Drosophila subobscura isolate 14011-0131.10 chromosome E, UCBerk_Dsub_1.0, whole genome shotgun sequence includes the following:
- the LOC117891761 gene encoding helicase domino isoform X6, which produces MNEGNSAGGGHEGLSPAPPAVPDRVTLHSTEKSVAHPKLNTTTTAATTTTTVTSNRTSAAALPASRYSAQPKGVRSISRQHQQQQLPSAQLPVPLSPLPPQQQTTEATAATPVAAPPSSTLISSAYSATTSIIEASASPPQAKRQRLDNSPNSSQASSIVGSASSNIVGSLLPASVASSSEVGGVSSEALQDSNALKKRILQQKLQILRTLKERHLENVSEYFYLQNGGSMMDYPAWRKKTPTPQFISYSNANRIDQLVHEEKPSTSAAAGAAQSQGIPTQQARVETTLTVVSGTSSTGTTVQQVHGSNNSTAKTNTQSQLPEKIGSNTTITPAAIAATASQSSNRSSSSPAAAAATAASSISNTTSSSVVEASGNVHPPEAEIKIPAVGATPVAISTKLPAAVVQLTQQGHIPGRPLGGRHGMVFGQIPAPPAAVGNSSVPLVPGGTPLVPCSTAVGSTTLRRTQSHNNAASGSGSAAAATAATSTTPLYTGNGPTSSGSGAITPGTPSGSLLSPGLALAGVGTPTSAAQEFSFKAKQEVYVMQRISELQREGLWTERRLPKLQEPSRPKAHWDYLLEEMTWLAADFAQERKWKKNAAKKCAKMVQKYFQEKANAAQRAEKAQELHLKRVASFIAREVKRFWTNVEKLVEYKHQTKIEEKRKQALDQHLNFIVGQTEKFSQQLVEGMNKSMAADTPSLSLNSSRLTSPKRESDVEFRPESGSEDDEETIAKAEEEAADVNEEVKALAKESEMDFDDFLNDLPPGYLDNRDKLIKEEEHTSAAVNTEAVGEEGEDSNDSEFEAKEASEDDENTISKQEEAEQEIDHQREIDELEADNDLPVEQLLKKYKSGRISDQPPSPKRRKLEPRGASELDSDDDSTAVDDESTDNSDVDASEEDDDEDLSTNETETEVDEEDQEDGLKSLLTDETAEAGGAGALTAGNASAADATAGANKDDMLNDAAALAESLQPKGNTLSSTNVVTPVPFLLKHTLREYQHIGLDWLVTMNERKLNGILADEMGLGKTIQTIALLAHLACARGNWGPHLIVVPSSVMLNWEMEFKKWCPGFKILTYYGSQKERKLKRVGWTKPNAFHVCITSYKLVVQDQQSFRRKKWKYLILDEAQNIKNFKSQRWQLLLNFSTERRLLLTGTPLQNDLMELWSLMHFLMPYVFSSHREFKEWFSNPMTGMIEGNMEYNETLITRLHKVIRPFLLRRLKKEVEKQMPKKYEHVVMCRLSNRQRYLYEDFMSRSKTRETLQTGNLLSVINVLMQLRKVCNHPNMFEVRPIISPFQMEGITFHTPRLVCDIMEYDPFTQINLETVNLLLLHLEETLTAYVSHKCRLLAPPRKLIEEIDSAPQPPPRCPNGKYRFHIRVRSAELAQRLKFNAVRVGASPSMRLEGSKIVPMSSLLPSGRFLKRVSGSINPINMSLKPVVINSCLVTTTTPPTTTTTPMGLTSSPGASLNVLANSKMLSARSHMNAPTPAKVAKTMQDGKPFFYLTPATSAGGAGARLTLTSKTSSSPSSVAPTVVTSASSITGSSATGTVLTSQQLTKEPILRDLATHVKSTAEKKAIANGSTEYEEQDEEEAEDPYKVQELIQMRKEQRLASLKRMATINRRRTDATPIYGADCRVAIQRCMQSTRTLRRSTWQTRGFSNCCTAMVHRDGWSLNHLLKTFEQRCAELAPIFSNFVIYVPSVCAPLIRRYVQNLSSTHWQCERQIENRVGQALLPKLALLHPIISAMTTQFPDPRLIQYDCGKLQTLDRLLRQLKVDGHRVLIFTQMTKMLDVLEAFLNHHGHIYLRLDGSTRVEQRQILMERFNGDKRIFCFILSTRSGGVGINLTGADTVIFYDSDWNPTMDAQAQDRCHRIGQTRDVHIYRLVSEKTIEVNILKKANQKRMLSDMAIEGGNFTTTFFKSSTIKDLFTMDQTEQDETTTPPQEVIKSEEKIVTTTTATTTATAVVETEKQSLRAFEHALAAAEDEQDVLATKTAKAEVAADLAEFDENIPIADDANAEAVAGSSQVEMSKADLDMQNLVKQLSPVERYAMRFVEATGAAWTAEQLRAAEAELEAQKREWEANRLAVMQKEEELLKPEAEPEELLTYSRKDSSNQVWISRNTMEQMPMWCPPTPPQDNDNDIYIDHSLSFMYDLVPIAELDLPPVYVRKENKRSRSEAGYDGNRRPNKMRREDNCAPPKSLFDRPTPQLSRLRRELKNQRFRGSFKPNSPVLGMKPQVPVKPLTEPEAMSEWCIFEDIAILHVLVNLQGLPCSLVQLAPGQTPNWDLVSEMVNFCSKTYRSARQCRYRYETHIQPREEGKVVESPKKQKKLKPTLRTEYLKSPLRYLRTTQLYASDNNASFYKVMRSRFDSIKTAYLKKAPPPKRQFSAPSLMNPKHMEVLQEFGIQNYDQPVPPQNIAAMKANKIREKQRGGQQLPPPQSQQQQQQQHQQQQQQQQQQQQHQPQQQQQAPQIPQQPQQQQQQQQQQQLAIAPPVPQTLPVQQQQQQQQQQQQQQQQQQQQQQQQHTSIAGPTSGPAEVMTITQTTTTLPTVSGMQQQQQQGGVSQPTTQQVRKLVQKKIMIRSEKE